A genomic segment from candidate division WOR-3 bacterium encodes:
- a CDS encoding cytochrome c3 family protein, whose translation MQKYIIAIISLGAFFIWLHATVVGSRHDFNRPNQGQVCIYCHTPHNANPNQNFYYLWNRVYVPTITALYNGTYTDPMTRASWLTYACLSCHDGTQTAADMGTLYSYGPRNVGTAVQNPPDVTSGTNDSLIYSHPVDMDVAPGILPNTEFNPPSGWPYPLYNFSAQQPNADSVMTCATCHDPHNTQVFNPPYRFLRGDTTNSQICLDCHRK comes from the coding sequence ATGCAAAAATATATAATAGCAATAATAAGTCTTGGAGCCTTTTTTATTTGGCTCCATGCGACAGTAGTGGGAAGTAGACATGACTTCAATAGACCTAATCAAGGACAGGTATGCATTTACTGTCATACCCCTCATAATGCCAATCCCAATCAGAACTTTTATTATCTCTGGAACAGAGTCTATGTGCCAACAATAACTGCCCTTTATAACGGAACATATACTGATCCCATGACAAGGGCATCCTGGTTAACATACGCCTGTTTATCCTGTCATGATGGAACTCAGACTGCAGCTGATATGGGAACACTCTATTCATATGGGCCCAGAAATGTTGGAACAGCAGTGCAGAATCCACCTGATGTAACAAGCGGAACTAATGATTCTCTTATTTATTCTCACCCCGTAGATATGGATGTTGCACCAGGAATTCTTCCGAATACAGAGTTTAACCCTCCAAGTGGTTGGCCTTATCCTCTTTATAATTTTTCAGCCCAGCAACCAAATGCTGATTCAGTTATGACCTGTGCAACATGTCATGATCCCCATAATACACAAGTCTTTAATCCTCCCTATAGATTCCTGAGAGGTGATACAACCAATAGCCAGATTTGTCTTGATTGTCACAGAAAGTAA
- a CDS encoding cytochrome c3 family protein, translating to MKIILFFLIFQKENCIKKGCHDLLIEEKVLHPPAKEDCSSCHELVGKHPFKKIENVTELCLSCHSDKSSSKHPPVNEDCSICHNPHSSPINHLLKEKLPYLCSNCHKEILKNLISIHNPFIEGNCKDCHDVHGNNSKSYLLNQVNTLCFKCHTEMENFYKIKKYKHPPLENCINCHNPHSSQFPLLLNSMYPNKLYTTFTYLQYELCFNCHDQESIFSEKTNFKKNGLNLHEFHVKKDKGITCSLCHNPHYSDNPFFVEGGKKFGPNDYILTFKFEKNKKGGICGPACHGKAEY from the coding sequence ATGAAAATTATTTTATTTTTTTTGATTTTTCAGAAGGAAAATTGTATTAAAAAGGGTTGTCATGATTTATTAATTGAGGAAAAAGTTCTCCATCCACCTGCAAAAGAAGATTGTTCTTCATGTCATGAACTTGTCGGAAAACACCCATTTAAAAAGATTGAAAATGTTACTGAACTATGTTTATCCTGCCATTCCGATAAATCTTCATCGAAACATCCACCTGTGAATGAGGACTGTTCTATCTGCCATAATCCTCACTCTTCCCCTATCAATCATCTTCTTAAGGAAAAACTTCCTTATCTTTGCTCAAACTGTCATAAAGAAATTTTAAAAAATTTGATAAGTATCCATAATCCCTTTATTGAGGGTAATTGTAAGGATTGTCATGATGTTCACGGTAATAATTCTAAATCTTATTTATTAAATCAGGTAAATACTCTCTGTTTTAAATGCCATACAGAAATGGAAAATTTTTATAAGATAAAAAAATATAAACATCCTCCTTTAGAAAATTGTATAAACTGTCATAATCCCCACTCTTCTCAATTTCCTCTTCTTCTTAATTCAATGTATCCAAATAAACTTTACACTACCTTTACATACCTTCAATATGAACTCTGTTTTAACTGTCATGATCAAGAATCTATTTTTTCAGAAAAAACCAATTTTAAAAAAAATGGATTAAATTTACATGAATTTCACGTCAAAAAGGATAAGGGAATAACCTGTTCTTTGTGTCATAATCCCCATTATTCGGATAATCCATTTTTTGTTGAAGGTGGAAAAAAGTTTGGTCCCAATGATTATATATTGACTTTTAAATTTGAAAAAAATAAAAAAGGAGGAAT